The genomic region CAAAACCCGAATATGTGTGAATTACATACCAGCTTTGCGTCATAGTCTGATCTGCTGACATTGATTGACCTGGCTATCCAACCATCAGGGTAAGCAGCTTCTGCAACGTCATGTCTATCGCCCCAAGAAAGAATGAGAGGATAAAGACCGATACAATGACAACAATAGTCGACCCTACTACCTCTTTCTTTAGCGGCCAGTTGACCTTTTTCAGCTCAGTCCTGACCTCTTTTAAAAATTGAACCAGTTGCTGCCACCGTTGCATCATTGTCGTCCTTCTACTCCTCCGGCTCTCCGACTTCGGTAGTCAATTTCGCTCTCATTTCCGAGCCCTTCTATTCAGATCTAAGATCGCAGAAAGATCAATCCGCTGACACCGAATCACTACCGACAATTGCCTCTCTGAAACTGCAAGAGGTGCTCATGCCACCATATGGCAGGCCAGGAGGGATTTGAA from Candidatus Methylomirabilis tolerans harbors:
- the secE gene encoding preprotein translocase subunit SecE encodes the protein MMQRWQQLVQFLKEVRTELKKVNWPLKKEVVGSTIVVIVSVFILSFFLGAIDMTLQKLLTLMVG